One genomic window of Vibrio mangrovi includes the following:
- a CDS encoding trans-sulfuration enzyme family protein codes for MSTQPSQYSPETLALSAGFVPDRETQAMTPPIAMSVNHCFIPEDGSFSAHGIDDLTEAPFLYAGWTNPTVRQLEQRIAALECTDDAYATTTGMAALSAVFFSFLRVGDHLIISDVCYAAVYEMAREILPDYGIEVSTVNLTDLEAVAKAIRPNTRLIHAESPCNPLLRLTDLKQLADLARQHNILLSVDSTFATPVITRPVTLGVDIVVHSLTKFMNGHGDALGGCVVGRKALIAQIRSRAGVYLGATINAHNAWLIMRGIETLYPRMKTMSESALQIARWLEKHPRVKQVNYPGLASHPQYQLAGQQMAHGGGIIVFQTDDMDEIARRFAEDARLFYYAYSIGHQRSLAVLLKTADLMESTYNMTVEQEKEYRDYAGDGLFRLSIGLENPQDLIAELDRLLG; via the coding sequence ATGTCTACTCAGCCTTCGCAATACAGTCCTGAAACGCTGGCGCTTTCTGCCGGATTTGTACCTGACCGGGAAACACAAGCAATGACACCGCCTATTGCGATGTCTGTGAATCACTGTTTTATCCCGGAGGATGGTTCATTTTCAGCACATGGGATCGATGATCTGACGGAAGCACCGTTTCTCTATGCCGGCTGGACTAACCCGACAGTCCGGCAACTGGAACAGCGAATCGCTGCACTGGAATGTACCGATGATGCTTATGCGACGACAACAGGAATGGCGGCATTGTCGGCAGTATTTTTCTCATTCTTGCGAGTCGGCGATCATTTGATCATCAGTGATGTCTGTTACGCAGCGGTTTATGAAATGGCAAGAGAGATATTGCCGGATTACGGGATTGAAGTGAGTACGGTGAATCTGACGGATCTGGAAGCTGTCGCGAAGGCGATTCGTCCCAATACCAGACTTATTCATGCTGAGAGTCCCTGTAATCCGCTATTACGTCTGACCGACCTGAAACAACTGGCTGATTTAGCCAGACAACACAATATACTTCTTTCGGTTGATTCAACATTTGCAACGCCGGTGATTACCCGACCGGTAACTCTGGGTGTTGATATTGTGGTTCATTCCCTGACCAAATTCATGAATGGTCACGGGGATGCTCTGGGTGGGTGTGTTGTCGGCAGAAAAGCGCTGATAGCTCAGATTCGTTCAAGGGCAGGGGTTTATCTCGGCGCAACGATCAACGCCCATAATGCATGGCTGATCATGCGTGGGATCGAGACGTTATATCCACGGATGAAAACCATGAGTGAGTCGGCACTCCAGATTGCCCGATGGCTTGAAAAGCATCCCCGGGTAAAGCAGGTGAATTATCCGGGACTGGCTTCTCACCCCCAGTATCAGCTTGCGGGTCAACAGATGGCTCATGGTGGTGGCATTATTGTATTTCAGACGGATGACATGGATGAGATTGCCCGGCGCTTTGCCGAAGATGCCCGATTGTTCTATTACGCTTATTCCATCGGGCATCAGCGTAGTCTGGCAGTCTTGCTGAAAACGGCTGATTTGATGGAATCAACCTACAATATGACAGTGGAACAGGAAAAAGAGTACCGGGATTACGCCGGAGATGGATTATTCCGACTTTCAATTGGTCTAGAAAACCCACAAGATCTTATCGCGGAACTGGATAGATTACTGGGTTGA
- the yciA gene encoding acyl-CoA thioester hydrolase YciA, with product MNSEVNTPKGQLLSRTLAMPADTNANGDIFGGWIMSQLDLAGGILAKEISHGRIVTVSVSSITFKKPVSVGDVVCCYGECVRIGRSSMSIELEVWVKPVHAHGIGERFQVCEATFNYVAVDSDGRPRAIELHQ from the coding sequence ATGAACTCTGAAGTAAATACCCCGAAAGGCCAGCTCCTTTCACGAACGCTTGCGATGCCAGCAGACACCAATGCCAACGGCGATATTTTTGGTGGCTGGATTATGTCGCAGCTTGATTTAGCCGGAGGAATTCTGGCGAAAGAAATCTCACATGGAAGAATAGTTACCGTTTCCGTGTCGAGTATTACATTTAAGAAACCGGTCAGCGTTGGAGACGTGGTCTGCTGTTATGGTGAATGTGTCCGAATCGGCCGAAGCTCAATGTCAATTGAGCTCGAAGTCTGGGTAAAACCGGTCCATGCACATGGTATTGGTGAACGCTTCCAGGTATGTGAAGCAACGTTCAATTATGTTGCGGTCGACAGTGACGGACGCCCCAGAGCGATTGAACTTCATCAGTAA
- a CDS encoding DUF2846 domain-containing protein yields MYKRLVTIACVSVLFAGCATVPLEDDATTTQAKAFNPPSEGHAGLYIYRSGALGGALKKDVWVDGDCVGETAPDVFFYKEVAGDKEHQVSTESEFSPNILSVSTKSGENYFIKQYIKLGVFVGGAGLEEVSSEEGKKVIEKLKMAKQGHCSK; encoded by the coding sequence ATGTACAAAAGGCTAGTTACTATTGCTTGTGTTTCTGTTTTATTTGCGGGCTGTGCAACTGTTCCTCTGGAAGATGATGCTACGACCACTCAGGCCAAGGCATTTAATCCTCCGTCTGAAGGTCATGCAGGATTGTATATTTACCGTTCCGGAGCTCTGGGTGGCGCACTGAAAAAAGATGTGTGGGTTGACGGTGATTGTGTCGGAGAAACTGCACCGGATGTTTTCTTCTATAAAGAAGTTGCCGGAGATAAAGAACATCAGGTTTCGACTGAATCAGAATTCTCGCCAAACATTTTGTCCGTATCGACTAAAAGCGGTGAAAACTACTTCATTAAACAGTATATCAAACTTGGTGTATTTGTCGGTGGTGCTGGTTTAGAAGAAGTCAGCTCAGAAGAAGGAAAAAAAGTGATAGAAAAGCTAAAAATGGCGAAGCAGGGTCATTGTAGTAAATAA
- the metR gene encoding HTH-type transcriptional regulator MetR: MLEIKHLKTLISLRDTGSLTATATALHLTQSALSHQIKDLESRIGSQLFLRKTRPVRFTSEGEILLRLAEDVLPRMAQAEHEIASIKEDVNGRLHMAIDCHSCFQWLMPALKEYQLSWPDVSLDFSSGFGFEPLPALLAGELDLLITSDIMPRSEIHYEPLFDFEMRLVTAINHPLAESDCIQPEDLAGQTMLTYPVPKQRLDVYKHFLHPAGIEPQKWKQADNTLMLVQMVSAGLGVAALPNWAISEFSRQRLITSKPLGQGLWRRLFAAVRNGEKEKRYLQAFFATARQQCKTHLEGIKIA, translated from the coding sequence ATGTTAGAAATCAAACATCTGAAGACGTTGATTTCACTACGGGATACCGGTTCTCTCACAGCAACGGCAACAGCACTACATCTGACTCAATCGGCACTGTCCCATCAGATTAAAGATCTGGAATCCCGGATTGGCAGCCAGCTTTTTCTCAGAAAAACACGCCCGGTCAGATTTACATCCGAAGGCGAAATTCTGCTGCGGTTGGCAGAAGATGTTTTACCCCGAATGGCTCAGGCCGAACATGAGATTGCCAGTATCAAAGAAGATGTGAATGGTCGGCTGCACATGGCGATTGACTGCCACTCCTGCTTTCAGTGGCTTATGCCGGCGTTAAAGGAATACCAGCTTAGCTGGCCGGATGTAAGTCTGGATTTTTCTTCCGGATTTGGTTTCGAGCCTCTGCCGGCTCTGTTGGCCGGAGAGCTGGATCTGTTGATTACATCAGATATTATGCCGCGCTCAGAGATTCACTATGAGCCATTGTTTGATTTTGAAATGCGTCTGGTCACTGCGATTAATCATCCGCTGGCGGAATCTGACTGTATTCAGCCGGAAGATTTAGCCGGGCAGACGATGCTGACTTATCCGGTTCCGAAACAACGCCTTGACGTTTATAAACATTTTCTTCATCCGGCGGGAATAGAGCCGCAAAAGTGGAAACAGGCTGATAATACACTGATGCTGGTTCAGATGGTTTCAGCCGGCTTGGGTGTCGCTGCGCTTCCCAACTGGGCCATTAGTGAATTTTCCCGTCAGCGTCTGATCACCAGTAAACCATTGGGACAAGGGTTATGGCGACGCTTGTTTGCTGCAGTCCGTAACGGAGAAAAAGAAAAACGCTACCTACAGGCCTTCTTCGCCACGGCACGCCAGCAGTGTAAAACTCATTTAGAAGGGATAAAAATAGCCTGA
- a CDS encoding Lrp/AsnC family transcriptional regulator, giving the protein MPLDLFDKKILDIMQRNCRLQTEKIAEQIGLSASAVQRRIKKLRQEGVIQQEVAIIDPQYLMNHMSFIAGLEIERDNYQTLSHFKSWAEHKENIQQIYYVTGQFDLMVLVTAASALEYDAFIEKLMQANPRIRRVTTHVVLDSPKRTFYTPIPDEL; this is encoded by the coding sequence ATGCCACTCGACCTATTTGATAAAAAGATACTTGATATCATGCAACGAAACTGTCGGCTCCAGACAGAAAAAATTGCCGAACAGATTGGGCTATCCGCCTCAGCAGTGCAGCGGCGTATCAAGAAGTTACGTCAGGAAGGTGTCATTCAACAGGAAGTAGCCATCATTGATCCGCAATATCTGATGAATCATATGAGTTTTATAGCGGGTTTGGAGATTGAGCGGGATAACTACCAGACTTTATCCCACTTCAAAAGCTGGGCCGAACACAAAGAAAATATCCAGCAAATCTATTATGTCACCGGCCAGTTTGATCTGATGGTACTGGTGACTGCCGCAAGTGCACTGGAATATGATGCCTTTATTGAAAAGCTAATGCAGGCAAACCCCAGAATCCGGCGTGTCACGACTCATGTCGTTCTGGATAGTCCCAAACGTACTTTCTATACACCAATACCAGATGAGCTCTAG
- a CDS encoding transporter substrate-binding domain-containing protein, with protein sequence MNKLLKSAIAGAVLACSALTTQVNAAPQSALENILNKGELRACFDAGYVPFEMKTKDGRFVGFDLDMAKHMARSIGVKFVPVNTAWDGIIPALQTDKCDIIISGMTITPERNLKVNFADPYIVIGQSVLISPKLAGKIESYKDLNDPKYTLTSKLGTTGAEAAKRYIPKAKLDLYDTEADAVLQVSNGKADAYVYDLPYNAIYAAQHPQQVTHLDTPFTYEPLGWAIRQDDPNFLNFLNNYLRQVKGDGTYQRIYDKWFKSDSWLKDVQ encoded by the coding sequence ATGAATAAATTATTAAAATCAGCAATTGCTGGCGCGGTACTTGCGTGTTCCGCGTTGACGACTCAGGTTAATGCAGCACCGCAATCTGCACTGGAGAACATCCTTAACAAAGGGGAGCTCAGAGCTTGTTTTGACGCTGGTTATGTGCCATTCGAGATGAAAACCAAAGATGGTCGTTTTGTCGGTTTCGACTTAGACATGGCAAAACATATGGCACGATCTATCGGAGTGAAGTTCGTTCCGGTCAATACGGCATGGGATGGTATTATTCCGGCACTTCAGACCGATAAGTGCGATATTATTATCTCCGGAATGACTATTACACCGGAACGTAACCTGAAAGTTAACTTTGCCGACCCGTATATTGTCATCGGACAGTCTGTGCTGATTTCTCCGAAACTGGCTGGCAAGATTGAAAGTTATAAGGATCTGAATGATCCGAAATATACACTGACCAGTAAGCTGGGAACCACTGGAGCAGAAGCTGCCAAACGTTATATCCCGAAAGCGAAACTGGATCTTTATGATACAGAAGCTGATGCCGTTCTTCAGGTTTCGAATGGTAAGGCTGATGCCTACGTTTATGACCTGCCATACAATGCAATTTATGCCGCTCAGCATCCTCAGCAGGTGACCCATCTGGATACACCGTTTACTTATGAACCTCTGGGATGGGCAATTCGCCAGGATGATCCTAATTTCCTTAATTTCCTGAATAATTACCTGCGCCAGGTGAAAGGCGATGGTACTTATCAGCGCATTTATGACAAATGGTTCAAATCTGACAGTTGGCTGAAAGACGTTCAGTAA
- a CDS encoding amino acid ABC transporter ATP-binding protein: MIVAKGIEKFYPNGCHALKAVSATVRRGEVVAIIGPSGSGKSTFLRTLNQLEAINEGSIVVDGVDMYAKSTNINQLRQNVGMVFQSFNLFPHKTALENVMLAPLKVAKRPAKEVEVAAKALMQRVGLAERMNNYPSHLSGGQQQRVAIARALAMEPDLMLFDEPTSALDPEMVGEVLDVIKGLAAEGMTMVIVTHEMGFAKEVADRVLFMEDGALLVDDTPQVVFERPPHPRLQQFLAKVL; the protein is encoded by the coding sequence ATGATTGTTGCCAAAGGGATTGAAAAATTTTATCCCAATGGTTGTCATGCACTGAAAGCCGTCAGTGCAACCGTCAGGAGAGGAGAAGTGGTCGCGATTATCGGACCATCCGGCTCGGGCAAATCCACTTTTCTGCGTACATTGAACCAGCTTGAAGCGATTAATGAAGGCTCAATTGTAGTCGATGGCGTTGATATGTACGCTAAATCAACTAATATCAATCAGTTACGGCAAAATGTCGGCATGGTATTCCAAAGCTTTAATCTGTTTCCGCATAAGACAGCTCTGGAGAATGTGATGCTGGCACCATTAAAGGTTGCCAAGCGTCCGGCCAAAGAAGTTGAGGTCGCAGCAAAAGCACTGATGCAACGGGTCGGTCTTGCTGAACGGATGAATAATTATCCGTCCCATCTGTCCGGTGGGCAGCAGCAACGGGTTGCGATTGCCCGGGCTCTGGCGATGGAACCTGATCTGATGTTGTTCGATGAACCAACTTCAGCGCTTGATCCGGAAATGGTCGGGGAAGTTCTGGATGTTATCAAAGGACTGGCAGCAGAAGGGATGACCATGGTTATTGTGACCCATGAAATGGGGTTTGCCAAGGAAGTTGCCGATCGGGTGCTATTTATGGAAGATGGTGCACTATTGGTTGATGACACTCCCCAGGTTGTATTTGAACGTCCGCCACATCCCCGGCTACAGCAATTTCTTGCTAAAGTCCTGTGA
- a CDS encoding YciI family protein yields the protein MWYVIFSQDVENSLEKRMSVRPKHLERLQQLQNEGRLLTAGPLPAIDSENPGEAGFTGSTVIAEFASLTEAKAWADADPYVEAGVYQSVIVKPYKQVF from the coding sequence ATGTGGTATGTCATATTTTCTCAAGACGTTGAAAATTCTTTGGAAAAACGGATGAGTGTCCGGCCGAAACATCTGGAAAGATTGCAACAACTACAAAATGAAGGACGCTTGCTGACAGCAGGCCCATTGCCTGCCATCGACTCCGAAAACCCGGGAGAAGCCGGATTTACCGGTTCAACAGTCATCGCTGAGTTTGCGTCTCTGACCGAGGCCAAAGCATGGGCAGATGCCGATCCTTATGTCGAAGCCGGTGTTTACCAGTCTGTTATCGTCAAACCCTATAAACAAGTTTTTTAA
- the metE gene encoding 5-methyltetrahydropteroyltriglutamate--homocysteine S-methyltransferase, whose translation MAITTHILGFPRIGEKRELKFALEGYWRGELDQAQLEAVGASIRQENWTLQAKHQLGFVTAGDFAWYDHVLATSLLLGHVPQRHRNGDIDIDTLFKIARGQSQQGCDCQGSAASDMTKWFNTNYHYIVPEFSAQDSFEVSWPQLFDEVNEAIQQGHQVKPVLLGPLSYLYLGKSVEDGFERLSLLPQLITAYQEILAKLAEQGVSWVQIDEPILALELDASWLGALKSTYQQLQGKTKLLLTTYFDSITDVLDQVTELSVDGLHIDLVSSPEQLDSVAGKLPEHWVLSVGVINGRNVWRADLAALLQQLQPLHEQLGDRLWIASSCSLLHSPVDLSLESELSEETRSWFAFARQKVEELGLLGAALDGDVAAIEACQNYSRPIEQRRASQQVNKPHVRERVEAITDALAARDLPYEARAEYQKEALGLPFLPTTTIGSFPQTSEIRKVRNDFKQGRLSENDYKSALKSHIQEAVERQEALGLDVLVHGEAERNDMVEYFAENLSGFQTTRFGWVQSYGSRCVKPAIVVADIEREKPMTVEWSEYAQSLTSKQMKGMLTGPVTILCWTFPREDISRKTITQQLALALRDEVADLQNAGINIIQIDEPAIREGLPLKKRDHQTYLDWAVQSFRIAASSAASQTQIHTHMCYSEFNEIIESVAALDADVITIETSRSNMELLNAFEAFNYPNEIGPGVYDIHSPNVPSQEWIVELLKKASQAIPAERLWVNPDCGLKTRGWPETEAALRNMVAAAKTLRANWEEQAA comes from the coding sequence ATGGCAATAACAACACATATCTTAGGTTTTCCCCGTATCGGCGAAAAAAGAGAACTTAAGTTTGCATTAGAAGGATACTGGCGTGGGGAACTGGATCAGGCTCAGCTTGAAGCCGTAGGTGCATCGATTCGCCAGGAGAACTGGACATTGCAGGCGAAGCATCAGCTTGGGTTTGTCACTGCCGGAGATTTTGCCTGGTATGATCATGTGCTGGCAACCTCTCTGCTATTGGGGCATGTTCCACAGCGTCACCGGAATGGTGATATCGACATTGATACGCTGTTCAAGATTGCCAGAGGTCAGTCTCAGCAAGGATGTGACTGTCAGGGAAGTGCTGCATCCGATATGACCAAATGGTTTAACACCAACTATCACTATATTGTGCCGGAATTTTCGGCCCAGGATTCATTTGAAGTGAGCTGGCCGCAACTGTTTGATGAAGTGAATGAAGCTATTCAACAAGGACATCAGGTGAAACCTGTATTACTGGGGCCATTGAGTTACCTGTACCTGGGTAAATCTGTTGAAGATGGCTTTGAACGCTTGTCGCTGCTGCCTCAGTTAATTACTGCTTATCAGGAAATTCTGGCGAAGCTGGCAGAACAGGGGGTGTCGTGGGTTCAGATCGATGAGCCGATTCTGGCTCTGGAATTAGATGCGTCCTGGCTGGGTGCTCTGAAATCCACCTATCAGCAGTTGCAGGGAAAAACCAAACTTTTGCTGACAACCTATTTTGATTCGATTACCGATGTATTGGATCAGGTGACAGAACTTTCAGTCGACGGGCTGCATATAGATCTGGTCTCATCTCCGGAACAGTTGGATAGCGTTGCCGGGAAATTACCTGAGCATTGGGTACTGTCTGTTGGGGTGATTAATGGACGTAATGTCTGGCGGGCTGATTTGGCAGCATTACTACAGCAGTTACAACCACTGCATGAGCAATTGGGTGATCGTTTGTGGATTGCAAGTTCGTGTTCGTTATTACATAGTCCCGTGGATTTATCTCTGGAGAGCGAACTGAGTGAAGAAACCCGGAGCTGGTTTGCTTTTGCCCGTCAGAAAGTTGAAGAACTGGGTCTGCTCGGTGCGGCGTTAGATGGTGATGTTGCTGCTATTGAAGCATGTCAGAACTACAGTCGCCCGATTGAACAACGTCGTGCATCCCAGCAAGTGAATAAACCGCATGTTCGTGAACGGGTCGAAGCCATTACTGATGCTCTGGCGGCCCGGGATTTACCTTATGAGGCGCGTGCTGAATATCAGAAAGAAGCCTTAGGTTTACCATTCTTACCGACCACGACAATTGGTTCTTTTCCCCAAACCAGCGAAATCAGAAAAGTGCGTAATGATTTCAAACAGGGGCGTTTGTCAGAAAATGACTATAAGAGTGCTTTAAAATCTCATATTCAGGAAGCTGTCGAGCGTCAGGAAGCTTTAGGGCTGGATGTGCTGGTTCATGGTGAAGCTGAGCGAAATGATATGGTGGAATATTTCGCTGAGAATTTATCCGGATTTCAGACTACACGTTTTGGATGGGTACAGAGCTACGGTTCACGTTGTGTGAAGCCTGCGATTGTCGTCGCCGATATTGAGCGGGAAAAACCAATGACAGTTGAATGGTCTGAGTATGCCCAGTCTCTGACTTCAAAGCAGATGAAAGGGATGCTGACCGGACCGGTGACTATTTTGTGCTGGACCTTCCCGCGGGAAGATATTTCCCGTAAGACAATTACCCAGCAACTGGCTCTGGCACTCCGGGATGAAGTCGCAGATCTGCAAAACGCAGGGATCAACATTATTCAGATTGATGAACCGGCTATCCGGGAAGGATTACCGCTGAAGAAACGCGATCATCAGACCTATCTGGACTGGGCTGTACAGTCTTTCCGTATTGCAGCTTCCAGTGCAGCATCGCAGACCCAGATACATACGCATATGTGTTATAGCGAGTTTAATGAAATCATTGAATCTGTCGCGGCTCTGGATGCTGACGTGATCACGATTGAGACTTCCCGCTCGAATATGGAGTTACTCAATGCATTTGAAGCCTTCAATTATCCGAATGAAATCGGTCCGGGTGTTTATGATATCCATTCACCGAATGTTCCGTCTCAGGAATGGATTGTTGAATTGCTGAAGAAAGCATCTCAGGCTATTCCGGCGGAAAGACTATGGGTGAATCCTGATTGTGGCCTGAAAACCAGAGGCTGGCCGGAAACGGAAGCAGCACTGCGTAATATGGTTGCCGCGGCCAAAACACTTCGTGCAAACTGGGAAGAACAGGCAGCATAA
- a CDS encoding amino acid ABC transporter permease — translation MQSKSRRWIGHGIYAVIMVLLVGAIYFSGKTINYNWHWDRLWPYIVNTEMQDIRAQGDGTSVIEGDQIIVKFDNGNPDQVIKKYDRRVIGNGDLVFEGDTLAQVKDWKFGPIAMGLWVTVKISFISLFFAILLGLIFGLMRVSKNHTARDLSLTYVEIIRGTPLLVQIFIVYFFIGTVLDLDRFTAGVVALSVFTGAYVAEIIRAGIQSIATGQMEAARSLGMTYPQAMRYVVLPQAFKRTLPPLAGQFINLIKDSSLVSVISITDLTKAGREVVAGSFAPFEVWFTVAALYLLVTGSLSWAIQVLEKRLSASD, via the coding sequence ATGCAGTCAAAATCCAGACGCTGGATAGGCCATGGAATTTATGCCGTGATTATGGTTCTGCTGGTAGGTGCCATCTATTTCTCCGGCAAGACGATTAATTATAACTGGCATTGGGATCGCCTGTGGCCCTATATCGTCAATACTGAGATGCAGGATATTCGTGCTCAGGGTGACGGAACCTCGGTGATCGAAGGCGACCAGATTATCGTGAAATTCGATAACGGAAACCCGGATCAGGTCATCAAAAAATATGATCGGCGGGTTATTGGTAATGGAGATTTGGTCTTTGAAGGGGACACGCTTGCCCAAGTCAAAGACTGGAAATTCGGACCGATAGCCATGGGGCTTTGGGTCACGGTTAAAATCTCTTTTATCTCATTGTTTTTTGCGATTCTGCTGGGGCTGATTTTTGGCCTGATGCGGGTTTCTAAAAATCATACCGCCCGGGATCTCTCCCTGACTTATGTTGAAATTATTCGCGGTACGCCATTACTGGTGCAGATTTTTATCGTTTATTTCTTCATCGGTACCGTTTTGGATCTGGATCGGTTTACCGCCGGTGTTGTGGCATTATCCGTGTTTACCGGCGCATATGTTGCAGAAATTATCCGGGCAGGTATCCAGTCTATTGCGACCGGTCAGATGGAAGCCGCACGCTCTTTAGGGATGACCTATCCGCAAGCGATGCGCTATGTCGTATTGCCTCAGGCATTTAAGCGGACGCTACCTCCATTGGCAGGGCAATTTATTAATCTGATCAAGGACTCGTCTTTGGTTTCGGTGATTTCGATTACCGATTTGACCAAAGCCGGGCGGGAAGTTGTTGCCGGAAGTTTTGCACCATTTGAAGTGTGGTTTACCGTAGCAGCACTTTATCTGCTTGTAACCGGTTCACTGTCGTGGGCAATCCAAGTGTTAGAAAAGAGGTTATCGGCCAGTGACTAG
- a CDS encoding septation protein A, with translation MKQLIDFIPLIVFFVLFKLYDIYVATGALIIASAIQIAITYFWYKKVEKMQVITFVLVAVFGGMTIFLHDDNFIKWKVTIVYLVFAVGLTISHLIGKSAIKGMLGKELQLPDYVWSKINWAWVLFFVACAIINVYIAFKLPLDVWVSFKVFGLLVATLVYTLLTGAYIYTQLPKDEDDNQS, from the coding sequence ATGAAACAACTGATCGACTTTATCCCACTTATTGTGTTTTTCGTACTGTTCAAGCTGTACGACATTTATGTGGCGACCGGTGCACTGATTATTGCCAGTGCAATACAGATTGCCATCACCTACTTCTGGTATAAAAAAGTCGAAAAAATGCAGGTCATTACCTTTGTGTTAGTCGCCGTATTCGGTGGCATGACTATCTTCCTGCACGATGACAACTTCATTAAATGGAAAGTCACAATTGTCTATCTTGTCTTTGCCGTCGGCCTGACGATCAGCCATCTTATTGGTAAATCTGCGATCAAAGGGATGCTGGGAAAAGAGCTTCAGCTTCCGGACTATGTCTGGTCAAAAATCAACTGGGCCTGGGTACTATTTTTTGTTGCCTGCGCCATCATTAATGTCTATATCGCATTCAAGCTTCCTTTAGATGTTTGGGTCAGCTTCAAAGTTTTTGGCCTGCTGGTTGCGACTCTGGTTTACACCCTGCTTACCGGAGCATATATCTATACCCAGTTACCCAAAGATGAAGATGACAATCAGTCATAG
- a CDS encoding DUF4250 domain-containing protein, producing the protein MDFSNVGRLDSSILLGIVNEKLRLECESFEELTVTYELDSQVVVDKLGHLGYQYDPLTNQFKAEH; encoded by the coding sequence ATGGATTTTTCAAACGTTGGTCGTTTAGACAGTTCTATTCTGCTTGGTATTGTCAATGAGAAATTGCGGCTGGAATGTGAAAGTTTTGAGGAATTGACTGTCACTTATGAACTTGATTCTCAGGTGGTTGTCGATAAGTTAGGTCATCTGGGCTATCAGTATGATCCGCTAACAAATCAATTTAAAGCTGAGCACTAA
- a CDS encoding GspS/AspS pilotin family protein: MIRKICITVGLVAVLMGCSNQGNQKQLELLAANRASVLQAELPIKSGPLSIMRATAKKNVIEIMMIYNSDAPKAKSTQSLLEHSIKSYCTDTSTKSNLEAGLAYRIKIRNTRGQLLIDQLIDQATCKKY; encoded by the coding sequence ATGATAAGAAAAATATGTATTACAGTTGGGCTAGTTGCTGTCTTAATGGGTTGTAGTAATCAGGGTAATCAAAAACAATTGGAACTGCTTGCTGCCAACAGAGCAAGCGTACTCCAGGCTGAATTACCGATTAAATCCGGGCCACTGTCCATCATGCGGGCTACGGCCAAAAAGAATGTGATTGAGATCATGATGATCTATAACAGTGACGCTCCGAAGGCCAAATCGACTCAGTCACTCTTAGAGCACAGTATCAAGAGCTACTGTACTGATACATCAACCAAGTCCAATCTGGAAGCGGGTCTGGCGTACCGGATTAAAATCCGTAATACCCGGGGACAATTGTTGATTGATCAACTCATCGATCAGGCAACCTGTAAAAAATATTAA